The Paenibacillus mucilaginosus 3016 genome includes the window CATGTTCACGACATGCTCATAGTAGCCCTGCTTGCTCAGGCGGTAGTCATCCGTGTTGCTGTATCCGGCGAGCAGGTCCTCCTGCGGCATGGTGATATAGGTGGAGGAAGTGACGGTGCCCTGGCTGTCATACTGATGTACCTTGGTACCGGGAGCTGTCTTGAACATCAGCTCCGCTTTGCCGTCGCCGTCGAAGTCATACACCATGAAGTCGGTATAGTGTGCACCTGCACGGATGTTTACGCCAAGGTCAATGCGGTACAGCAGGGTGCCGTCAAAGCGGTAGCAGTCGATGTAGGTTTGGCCGGTGTAGCCGACCTGCGAGACGTCCTTGGAATTGGAAGGATCCCATTTGACAAAAAACTCATACTGCCCGTCCCCATCCACGTCGCCGACGCTCATGTCGTTGGCCGAGTAAGTATACGCTTCCCCGGCAGGGGTGACGCCGTCAGCCGGCTTGTTAAGCTTGAGGTCGTAGTAAGCCTGCGCCCAGGGCGAGACGGATTCGCTGCGGTCCACTTCCCGTCCGTTCACCACGGCTGCCACCTCATAACGGGAGGCGGAGGAGCCGGACGCGTCGAGGAAGTTCGTGCTGTCCGTAACGGCTGCAAGCTTCTGGCCGTCGCGGTAGACATGGAACGTGGCGCCGGTCAGGCCGCTGGCGGAAGCACCGGTCACTTCACCGGCACGCAGCCGCCAGCTGAGAAATACGCCTTGGGAGGTCGAGGCGGCCACGAGCCCGCGGTCCAGGTATTCGAGCTGTACTCCCTTGCCTTGAACGGCCGGGGCGGGCTTGCCGCCCACGACCTCGGCTGCGGAGGCGCCGCTCACGCCGCTGAACAAGAGGGGGAGTGCGGCAGAGATCGCCAGAGCGCGGCGGGCCAGAAGAGATTTATTTTTGGGAGACATGAAGAGTCACCATCCTTGAAAGAGTTTGAAAGCCTGCATTTGATTGCGCTTACAATATGTCGTCTGCGGTCCCCCTTTCTTCTTTGGAAGCTGCGGTCCGGTGTTGAAAATTCTTCCTCATTATAGGGGAAACCCCGGACAATCCCCACTCAAAAATCAGTCATGTTTCGTTTAAAATTCAGTGGTTTTCATAGAGAAAAACCGACTCCTGCTGTATGCATGAGCCGGTTTGTAGGGAAGTCATTAGGGCTGTCTTTCGGTTGTTATGCCCTCTATGGTCAAGTTAAGGCTGCGGAGCTCCCTGAGACGGAATTCCATGTTCTCTCGCTGGTGTAATTCGGAAACAATTTCAAATGGTACTTGCGCTGTGTAATATTCTCCGTCATATTCCAATTGATTGAATGTGAAGATTTTTTCCGTTAGTGGCGGACCACTCGCACCATCCGTTTGTACATCAATCGCAAATAAAGGATGGTCGTCTTTAACTGCTTCGTCCATTTTGAATTTATATCTAAGCACATACCGGCCGTTCGGATAAGTAAGATAAGGACCATACACCATGATTTCGTTCTGGTTTGAAGATTTAACTCGAATTTCTGTATTCGAAGCTGGGTAAGCACCTATTCCTGTCGTATGCATCAACGGAATTAAGTTTCCACCGTTAACCAGACTGTTCTTATCATAGGTTTCAAAACTATCCGTAGTATCAATTGCAAAATGCACAGATAAATTGGAAATATGAATCTTACCCAGATTGTTGTTAGTTTCCTTTGTATTTCCGTAAGGATGAAGTGCCAAATAAAAGGAATATCTAACGATTTCATTCGGATTATAAAATTTATATATGAGCGTGCCCTTTTTATTGTTTCCATCTACTATTTTGGTGAGTTCTTTACTGGGGTCATTGACGCCCAAGTTAAACTTGATCGTATTCAATTGATCGGACTCTATCTCGTAATCAAACTTCAGAGTCACCATACTTTTAGCTGGGAGCGTCAAGTACTGTCCATCCGTCACTCTTACCGGCTTGTTGCGCTCCAGGTCGAAGATCGCATGTTCAATAATCGATATATCACTCGGTGTTCCTTCTTTAATTACAGATTGGTCGGCCATTTCTTTATAGGTTTCAATGTCGGACTTTAGCTCAACATCGGTTGATTTTTCTGTATTGTACTTATCAGAGAACATTTGGCCATTTGACGAAGTCAGGGTATAAAGTTCCCCACGATTATTAATTTGGTTGATGGTTCCTTTCTTGTTCGAAAAATAAAGATCACCGGAGTAGTGACTGGAGAACAATATGGATCTCTCATCCGGATAACTTCGGAATATGCTTCGACCTGGAAGGTCTTTAGACTTTTCAGGTGCAACATAATCCACAATGGACGGCAAAAGATCTAGGTGTCCGAAAACGCCCTCGTTGGTAATAGAAGTTGTAAAGTCCGGTGAGTAGGCCAGACATAACCCCCAATTGGAGCCCAAAGTTTGATTATCCACCCCATGCGACTCATCCGAAATAAACATGACCAAAGTATCTTTGGCGATACCGGAAGTATTTAAAAAATCGATAAAGCTATCTAAAGCCCTATCCAAATTGCGTACAGCCGCTTCTTTGCGGTCAGGGTACTCTTTTTCTAAATCCTCTGGCACGGCATAAGGATGATGAGTGCCTACTGTTAATAAAGTTGCAAACCAGGGTTCCGTTTTCTGGTTGAGTTCCTTCAGGTAATTCTGACTCTGTTCAAAGAATGCTTTATCATCAATACCCCAAGCAAAGGGGATATAATGGTGTGGGAATCCTTCCTGCCCGACGACTTGGCTGAAACCGGAAGCCTTCATAAAGCGATCCTTTGACATGAACTCTAACGGGGAGGCCTGGATAAAAGCCGTATTATAGCCTTGTTCTTTTAAAAGAACAGGAAGATGCTTATCTCTGCTGTTTTCGGCTATCTGATCATATTCATAAGCTTTAGGGGTGGAGGCATCCAGTTTGGGGTAATCCCCGCTAAGAATGGAATATAGGCCTCGAATCGTTTGATTATTATGTGTTATAAAATTGGGCACCACCAGGGAATGATCGACAATCTTATTCAAGCTGTTCAGTTTGATCGGATTTTGAATGCCGGTATAAATCTGGTTCTTCTCGAGGTAAACACCGGGTATTCCTTCCATGACCACGAAGAGAACATTTTTTTTCCTACTTTGATTTGCTGTAGCTGGTAATAATGATTCACCGGCCTGCAGCTTATCCGAAAGGAAGGTCTCTTGGTAGCGTTTTTGATCCTGAAGGTCCAAGGATTTCTTGTTTTGGCTTCAGACATGGAATATAATGTATTGCTGAATGATTCAACTGTGAAGTTGCTCTCTTTCCATGATGCAGCGGAAGGAAAGACGATGGCATGGAACAATAAAAATACAATAGAAATGCCGGATACTACCAAGGAACGTTTCATAAAGATCTTGGAAGCCGGTCTTGCAAAAATACTCAGCAAACCACTTAAAATAAGCAGTACACTATACAATGGGAAGTTAAAATGAGATAACGTACCAGCTAGAAACTGTTTATCACCCAAAAATTTAAAGTCTGAGAGATTGATCGTATGATCCATTGCGAATATGTATTCCATGTTGGCAATATGAAACAGGCTGAAGACAAGCATGAAAACGATCCCTGCTAAAGAATGCAGTTTTTTTAATAATAAGCTTACAACGATAATCAGTACGCCAAGGAGCAGGTCAAGGATCAACGGAATAAAAGAAAGCTTTATGTCTTCGACCAATAAATATCGCCCCGAAATATAAACCCCAATATAGACCAACATTGAAAATAAAGATAAATCATCTCGTTTCATAATCCACACCTTATATAGTTAGTCTTGGTACCCTGTTGTTTTACATGGGGGCTACTGAAAAAAGGTTTGTCTGCTACGTAAATGTAGCACATTATAAAGGTTTTATAAAGATTTCGTAAAGATTTCATGAGCATGTATATATAAAAAAAGAGCAGGTTCCCGGCACCTGCTTCTTCTTCTATTTAAGAGAACTGCCCTTGAGCGGCCCGAGAAACGCCTTCGGTATCTCGGTCTCAAACCGCATCAGCTCCCCTGTCATGGGGTGGGTGAAAGCAATGACCCGCGCATGCAGGCCGAGACGGTTCAGCGTCCGCGACTTCGAGCCGTATTTGCGGTCGCCTGCGATCGGGTGGCCGATATCCTGCATGTGCACGCGGATCTGGTTTTTGCGTCCGGTTTCGAGGTTGACCTCGAGCAGAGAGAAATCCTTTGCCGCCTGCAGCACCTTGTAGTGCGTGATGGCCAGCTGCCCGTCGTTCGGGTACGGGCTCGAATACATCTTGAGCGTGCTGCTCTCCTTCAGCCACGACTTCACGGTGCCTTCCGGCTTCTTCACCATGCCGTCGACCAAGGCGACATAGGTGCGCTCCTGCACCATCTCCTGCCACGCATTCTGCAGGGTCTGCTGCGCCTGCTCGCTCTTGGCGAAGAGCATGACACCGGAGGTGTCCCGGTCGAGCCGGTGTACGACGAAGATACGGCCCGAAGGGTCCTGGTGGCGGACATGGGCCATCAGCTGGCGGTACGCCGTCAGCTCCTCCTCCTGTGCCTGGGCCGAAGCAATGGAGAGCAGGCCCGCCTCCTTCCGCACAACGATAATGTCGCTGTCCTCGTGAAGGATGGTCAGCCCGATCAGCGGAGGGGCTTCCACGATCCGCTCCTTACTGACGGTCACACTTTGCCCGGGGAGCAGGGGATGGTTGTATACTGTTACGGTCCGGCCGTTCACTGAGACCTGCCCGCGGGCGAGCAGCGATTTGACGGCATTGCGTCCCATGTTGAGATGGGCGAGCAGGAAGTTCAGCAGTTCTCCCGCTTCCTGGACGGGCAGGATCCGGGCTTTGGGCGCCTGCCGCGGGGCTCCCGTACCGGCGGCGGCCTGCCGGGCGCCGGTGGATCTGGCTGCCGGGCGGGACGGACGGGCGGGACGCGCCGGCTTGCCGCCGCGGCGTTCCTTGGAGCCGCCCGAAGGGCGGCCTGTCCAGCGGGAGGATGTAGGTTTGTTGGTCACAGCAGGTTCACTCCGTTCTGTAGTTCAGGCTGCCTTTACTATACCACGACCGGCCGCCGATCGTGAAACCGGGGGAATTTCCCCGTGAGTGGTATCAATTCCTTAGGCCCTTAATAATCTATGGTAGAAACCGAATCCCCACATCGAATGAGGTGAGAACGATGGCGGTAGTAAAAGCCAGAGAGCAGGACATCGATCTGCTGGCAAGGCTGCTCCGGGCGGAAGCGGAAGGCGAAGGCGAACCGGGCATGCTGATGGTCGGCAACGTGGGCATTAACCGGATCCGCTCCAACTGTTCCGATTTTAAAGGCATCCGTACGATCGAACAGATGGTTTATCAGCCTCATGCCTTTGAGGCTACACAGCATGGGTATTTCTACCAGAGGCCCAGGGAGAGAGAGAAGCGTCTGGCCCGCCGTGCGGTGAACGGGGAGAGAATCTGGCCGGCCAAGTACAGCCTGTGGTACTGGCGTCCGCCGGGTGATTGTCCGCCCACCTGGTATACCCAGCCTCATGTGGCGCGGTATAAGAAGCACTGCTTCTATGAACCGCGGGCGGGGATTTGCGATGCGATTTACAGTACGTATTAATGAAGAAAAGCTGCTCAAACGGAGGAGCCGGAAGGCTCCTTTGGTTTGAAATATAAGAATTTTCGCCCAAGCTCGGCCCCGTTATATTGTTAATAAACGCGAATCGTCCATTAAGGACGGGCGAAGCCGTGTATCTCAATCCCGCGGAAGATGCACCCTCCGGCAGCCGAATGGTATACTTCAAGATATGCTTGGCGATATCTGGACAGCAAAGGAGTTGAGTATGTGACGGAAGCAGTCATCCGGGCCCTGGGCCTGATGAAGCGGTATGGGAATTTTACGGCGGTACGGGGGGTGAGCTTTGACGTATACCGCGGGGAAGTGTTCGGGCTGCTCGGTCCGAACGGCGCGGGCAAAACAACGACGATGGAAATGATCGAAGGGCTTCGCCGTCCCGATGAGGGACATGCCCTGGTTGCCGGATACGATACCCGGACACAGCAGGATAAAGTCAAGGAAGCGATCGGTGTCCAGCTGCAGTCGACCTCGCTGTTCGATCTGCTCACGGTGCGTGAGATGGTGCGTATGTACGCCAGCTTCTATCCGAAGAGCGTGCCGGTGGATCCGCTGCTGGAGGATATGATCCTGACGGAAAAAGCGGAAGACCGCGTGAAGCATCTTTCCGGCGGGCAGAAGCAGCGGCTGGCCATTGCGCTGGCGCTGGTGAACGACCCGCAGGTCGTTTTCCTCGACGAGCCGACGACAGGGGCTGGACCCCCAGGCGCGCCGCACCCTGTGGGATATCGTCCTGCGGCTGAAGGAGCGGGGCAAGACGGTCGTGCTCTCGACGCATTACATGGACGAAGCGCATGTGCTATGTGACCGGATCTGTCTGATGGACAGCGGTCAGGTGATCGCCTTGGACACGCCCCGGAGCCTGGTCCGCAGCCTGCAGTCGGAAAGTGCGGTGGAGTTCCGTTTGGCGGGGGCCGAGGGAGCCGAGGCGGAGGAACAGGAGCGCAGACGGCGGCGTCTGCAGGCGGTGGCTGAAGTGAAGCAGGTGCAGCAGCGGGGCGAGGTGTTCGTCCTCTACACCGACGCGCTGCAGCCGACGCTGGTGGACCTGATTGCCGCGGCGGAGGCCGAAGCGTGGAGCGTGCTCGACCTGCAGACCCGTACGGCAACACTTGAAGACGTATTCATCCATATGACCGGAAGGAGCTTGAGGGAAGCATGAGAGCCTACATCCAGTTAACCCTCGCCCAGCTCCGGCTGTTCTCCCGCAACCGGCAGGTGCTGATCTGGTCGCTGGCGTTTCCGGTGTTCTTCATGGTGATGCTCGGCACCTTCCTCGGCAAGGGGAATCCCGTATCGGTGAACGGCGCGGTAGTGGATCTGGACCGGACCCTGGCTTCGCAGAAGCTGGTGACGGCCCTGCGGGAGAGCCCGGTTCTGAAGCTGAAGGAGGGCGGGGCGGTGGAAGCGGAATTGGACGCCCTGAAGAAAGGGGACAACCAGCTCGTCATCGTCATTCCGCAGGGGTACGCCATGGCCGTGGGCGCGGCTGCAACGTCTGTAGATCTGCCGGAAGAGCCAGTAAGCTCGGAGCGGGGCTCCAAGATCAAGCTGGAGGACGGAACTGTGGTAACGGTTAGTAGTTCGCAGGTCACGACTCTAATCATACGGGAAGAAGGCGCAGCTTTCCCGCTGAAGGTCTATTATGACGAAACGAATGCGACCGTATCGACCGTGGGCCTGCAGCTGCTTGGACCGATTGTCGACGGCATCGACAAGGAGCTG containing:
- a CDS encoding cell wall hydrolase produces the protein MAVVKAREQDIDLLARLLRAEAEGEGEPGMLMVGNVGINRIRSNCSDFKGIRTIEQMVYQPHAFEATQHGYFYQRPREREKRLARRAVNGERIWPAKYSLWYWRPPGDCPPTWYTQPHVARYKKHCFYEPRAGICDAIYSTY
- a CDS encoding RluA family pseudouridine synthase, whose product is MTNKPTSSRWTGRPSGGSKERRGGKPARPARPSRPAARSTGARQAAAGTGAPRQAPKARILPVQEAGELLNFLLAHLNMGRNAVKSLLARGQVSVNGRTVTVYNHPLLPGQSVTVSKERIVEAPPLIGLTILHEDSDIIVVRKEAGLLSIASAQAQEEELTAYRQLMAHVRHQDPSGRIFVVHRLDRDTSGVMLFAKSEQAQQTLQNAWQEMVQERTYVALVDGMVKKPEGTVKSWLKESSTLKMYSSPYPNDGQLAITHYKVLQAAKDFSLLEVNLETGRKNQIRVHMQDIGHPIAGDRKYGSKSRTLNRLGLHARVIAFTHPMTGELMRFETEIPKAFLGPLKGSSLK
- a CDS encoding LTA synthase family protein, yielding MEGIPGVYLEKNQIYTGIQNPIKLNSLNKIVDHSLVVPNFITHNNQTIRGLYSILSGDYPKLDASTPKAYEYDQIAENSRDKHLPVLLKEQGYNTAFIQASPLEFMSKDRFMKASGFSQVVGQEGFPHHYIPFAWGIDDKAFFEQSQNYLKELNQKTEPWFATLLTVGTHHPYAVPEDLEKEYPDRKEAAVRNLDRALDSFIDFLNTSGIAKDTLVMFISDESHGVDNQTLGSNWGLCLAYSPDFTTSITNEGVFGHLDLLPSIVDYVAPEKSKDLPGRSIFRSYPDERSILFSSHYSGDLYFSNKKGTINQINNRGELYTLTSSNGQMFSDKYNTEKSTDVELKSDIETYKEMADQSVIKEGTPSDISIIEHAIFDLERNKPVRVTDGQYLTLPAKSMVTLKFDYEIESDQLNTIKFNLGVNDPSKELTKIVDGNNKKGTLIYKFYNPNEIVRYSFYLALHPYGNTKETNNNLGKIHISNLSVHFAIDTTDSFETYDKNSLVNGGNLIPLMHTTGIGAYPASNTEIRVKSSNQNEIMVYGPYLTYPNGRYVLRYKFKMDEAVKDDHPLFAIDVQTDGASGPPLTEKIFTFNQLEYDGEYYTAQVPFEIVSELHQRENMEFRLRELRSLNLTIEGITTERQP